The proteins below come from a single Oncorhynchus tshawytscha isolate Ot180627B linkage group LG22, Otsh_v2.0, whole genome shotgun sequence genomic window:
- the LOC112221535 gene encoding uncharacterized protein KIAA1755 isoform X2, which translates to MNPESLDGSIQNTLSALFPPFEATAPTVLSQLFQVIEERFRGDALQCLLDFLIPAKHILESVQQAACAQYSDVVFCCEGWPLCLHEKVVIQLAPINPLFLCPGDFYLQVAPFSEQAARIVVRSLLEDGQGQVVEVEETPIPETSYPCIFSEDWLGELNQGRHGTPLSHCVLSTDQGMVKVPWAQVTLPEFVDKPRTMASSSLSPAAVQQEVVAGPGPSLVLPHPAPVYSVETRISPAKHGIAVSLRLVDSNCSRLVKVDQDGPMAKPIGWVSPNTWDSRSNNTSEVEGEYVDLVEFTNKKEALLLSGAHSYKYPRALMTRPVPLNRPGVPLAPALPLSLAQALAPNQHLREHLHCGRTIRSSEEPPCTPCMRRRMGQVSKAQELRCRYRESYHSALQNPVTFERDNTLAVLEEASPCEGRLGLESKELCPGVSQQCCHPDPGHHDQIPPVSTVTCRESGESNTISSGVLQGLSDTIENDGKCPSSLSTTVVDTSEKCEVVIQGRKIRREIVSSAEKIPSLHVVQCKNATAFGLVSPKMNRRRLPKDVSQARQPSMPVRNGQQTPPPAPLPETIQQPPGHYAVSRSKVQPPDTEEPSTHPLQMGIACLTGGRDRTGRLVVEVYGDHEGWRSPSVSSLELCKLLLYLHSVIRRELRELGLTLVIDARQNPPPSQFNKALLMLQEQIPHAVHSVLILVEKESSHRPEKCPGQQIDVVTSLKALHKLVEGSQLTYGLEGTLPYSHQDWLQLHQKLHPFMSDLQEASGLLLKAIRKLEGGRKIDKVQDVQRCILEQRTLMKDVLEDSRLVALQREGGAMLARLRRESDLRYSHCEDYSDAVDSVTYMYNHVEEQAHMLVQRSNMSLEHLEYLLQLREMEGHFSKIREWFDAEGERRLLEAESVEDSREKVAHTLQSFRAFLSEANEQKHQALVLVTEAEKIQGPSPYPETEVFRTMVCTFKSGLADSLSRAERCSRELETMVSVCSFCEQATELAKDCRQYLGQEQVGRHPETDDISTLQMYQESFVQFSPDRFQEVKAQACALRGSRGMRVWNVAWLKCQEVRQQLEERLQDVERAFRNTGSWYEQHRHGEDQATAQTVTHHDRALLLPRPGPPHWYNPPTGSMVERYHGILESRNNSVTCCNINFKPQNNRPCKGSKATTVLASPRIKSIRRAEREPSRREACRGRRREAATLADSQTVGCEWFPWKRGGLGRSMSEDSCATAMSSQSEARVQTPSCSHGQPSCRILQAAQKFQISRHGSFCSAESCSGQEGAEKASSRNTSSSVRRCEGTTSLASPEENAGSVMKLQRIMEELLLTEREYVRSLGYILMHYLPLLERTDVPQDLRGKRGVIFGNLEKLYDFHGHFFLRELEACQTEPLGVARCFLRHRESLGLYALYSKNKPQSDALILHHRHDIFKRKQQELGDQMDLSSYLLRPIQRISKYSLLLQDMLGVCGPQRDRDREELQAAADVIRFQMRHGNDLLTMDAIQDCDVNLKEQGQLIRQDEFIVFFRKKKCFRHIFLFQDLILFSKTKKTDVGNDVYIYKQSFKTSDIGMTHNSGESGLCFEIWIRRRKSQDTYTLKADRAEVKRSWTRDLEQILWEQAAYSRDLRMQERVFNGMGRKPFMDIQPSEAAICDRAVNCVLLGRAPVPSCLQTDIEYLRPNSIGSGSSASTSCSHSSSSSGRGSLPPVGYPGNQTQGGEASHIVHSFPATVTEEDLSNHHNHQKQNLHLMGCTDSSGESTSVFISSERSCLFAIGGEMEDSSSVTSQSSQSHVSQRTAAPSLRKNSSPATIRKKPSISPKPPVLAAPQSLQKGKEVVAIGNQQKFNLWIQRSD; encoded by the exons ATG AACCCTGAGTCTCTGGACGGGTCCATCCAGAACACTCTCTCAGCCCTCTTTCCCCCATTCGAGGCCACAGCCCCCACTGTCCTGAGCCAGCTCTTCCAGGTAATAGAGGAACGTTTCCGTGGAGATGCCCTCCAGTGTCTACTGGACTTCCTCATCCCGGCCAAACACATCCTTGAGAGTGTTCAGCAGGCTGCCTGT GCCCAGTACTCTGATGTGGTGTTCTGCTGTGAGGGCTGGCCTCTGTGTCTGCATGAGAAAGTGGTGATCCAGCTGGCCCCGATCAACCCCCTATTTCTGTGCCCAGGGGACTTCTACTTGCAGGTTGCTCCCTTCTCTGAGCAGGCCGCCCGCATCgtggtccggagcctgctggagGACGGACAGGgtcaggtggtggaggtggaggagacaCCCATCCCTGAGACCTCCTACCCCTGCATCTTCTCTGAGGACTGGCTAGGGGAGCTCAACCAAGGCCGCCACGGTACTCCACTTAGCCACTGTGTCCTCTCCACAGACCAGGGCATGGTGAAGGTGCCATGGGCGCAGGTGACTCTCCCTGAGTTTGTGGATAAACCCAGAACTATGGCCTCATCATCTCTTTCTCCAGCTGCTGTTCAACAGGAGGTAGTGGCAGGGCCCGGGCCCTCATTGGTCCTGCCTCACCCTGCACCTGTGTACTCTGTGGAGACTAGGATCTCTCCTGCTAAACATGGCATTGCGGTGTCGCTGCGTCTGGTGGACAGTAATTGCTCCCGGCTGGTTAAGGTGGATCAGGATGGGCCTATGGCTAAGCCCATAGGCTGGGTGTCTCCCAACACATGGGACAGCCGCAGCAACAACACCTCTGAGGTTGAGGGGGAATACGTGGACTTGGTGGAGTTCACTAACAAGAAAGAAGCATTGCTACTCAGTGGGGCTCACAGTTACAAATATCCCAGAGCGCTCATGACTAGGCCTGTTCCACTTAACAGGCCTGGTGTCCCTCTGGCTCCAGCCCTGCCCCTGTCCTTGGCCCAAGCCCTGGCCCCCAACCAGCACCTCAGGGAACACTTACACTGCGGCCGGACCATCCGGTCCTCCGAGGAGCCCCCCTGCACCCCTTGCATGAGGAGGAGAATGGGCCAGGTGTCCAAAGCACAGGAGCTCAGGTGCCGGTACAGGGAGTCTTACCATTCAGCACTGCAGAACCCTGTTACCTTTGAGAGAGACAATACACTGGCGGTTCTGGAGGAGGCTAGTCCATGTGAGGGGAGACTGGGACTAGAGAGCAAAGAACTATGTCCTGGTGTCTCCCAGCAGTGCTGCCATCCAGACCCAGGACATCATGACCAGATTCCCCCTGTTAGCACTGTTACCTGTAGGGAGTCTGGAGAAAGTAACACTATATCCAGTGGAGTTTTACAAGGCCTGAGTGACACTATAGAGAACGATGGGAaatgtccctcttctctgtcgaCCACTGTTGTGGACACATCAGAGAAGTGTGAAGTAGTGATACAAGGAAGAAAAATTAGGAGGGAAATCGTCTCGTCTGCAGAGAAGATTCCCAGCTTACATGTAGTGCAATGTAAAAACGCCACAGCTTTTGGACTGGTTTCCCCAAAGATGAACAGGCGGAGACTGCCCAAAG ATGTCTCCCAGGCTCGCCAACCCTCCATGCCTGTTAGAAACGGACAACAGACCCCTCCACCGGCCCCTCTCCCTGAGACAATCCAGCAGCCTCCGGGTCACTATGCTGTTTCCAGGTCTAAGGTCCAGCCACCAGACACAGAGGAACCCAGCACTCACCCCCTCCAGATGGGAATAGCATGTCTTACTG GTGGCAGAGACAGGACAGGTCGGTTGGTGGTTGAGGTGTACGGAGACCATGAAGGATGGAGATCTCCTTCAGTGTCTAGTCTGGAACTCTGCAAACTGCTGCTCTACCTCCACTCTGTAATCAG GAGAGAACTAAGAGAACTTGGACTGACACTAGTTATTGATGCTCGGCAGAATCCACCCCCATCACAGTTCAATAAGGCCTTGCTGATGCTTCAG GAGCAAATTCCCCATGCAGTACACAGTGTCCTTATCCtggtggagaaagagagcagCCATCGCCCAGAGAAATGTCCTGGACAACAG ATTGATGTAGTGACATCACTGAAGGCGTTGCACAAGCTGGTGGAGGGGAGCCAATTGACCTACGGCCTAGAGGGCACCCTGCCCTACAGCCACCAGGACTGGCTGCAGCTCCATCAG AAACTTCATCCCTTCATGTCAGATCTCCAGGAGGCTTCAGGTTTGCTACTGAAGGCCATCAGAAAACTAGAGGGAGGTCGTAAGATTGACAAAGTGCAG GATGTACAGAGGTGTATTCTAGAACAGAGAACGCTGATGAAGGATGTTCTGGAGGACAGCCGGTTGGTCGCTCTGCAAAGGGAGGGCGGAGCCATGCTGGCCAGGCTGAGGAGGGAGAGTGACCTCAGATACTCTCACTGTGAGGATTACAG TGATGCTGTAGACTCTGTGACCTATATGTACAACCATGTAGAGGAGCAAGCCCACATGCTGGTGCAAAGATCCAACATGTCCCTGGAGCACCTTGAATACCTACTCCAACTCAGAGAAATGGAGGGCCACTTCTCTAAG ATCAGGGAATGGTTTGATGCCGAAGGGGAACGGCGGTTGCTGGAGGCAGAATCAGTGGAGGACTCCAGAGAAAAGGTTGCACATACTCTCCAGAGTTTCAGAGCATTCCTCTCTGAAGCCAAT GAGCAGAAGCACCAGGCTTTGGTCCTGGTGACAGAGGCAGAGAAGATCCAGGGCCCATCTCCATACCCTGAGACTGAGGTGTTCAGGACCATGGTGTGCACTTTCAAGTCTGGCCTGGCTGACTCCCTCTCACGGGCAGAGAGGTGCTCCAGGGAGCTGGAGACTATGGTCTCTGTTTGCAGCTTCTGTGAACAG GCTACTGAACTGGCCAAAGACTGCAGACAATACCTGGGCCAGGAACAGGTTGGCAGACACCCAGAGACGGATGATATCTCTACACTCCAGATGTACCAGGAGAGCTTTGTCCAGTTCTCCCCAGATCGCTTCCAGGAGGTGAAGGCCCAGGCGTGTGCTCTGAGGGGCTCCAGGGGCATGCGGGTGTGGAATGTAGCCTGGCTCAAGTGTCAGGAGGTCAGGCAGCAACTGGAGGAGAGACTACAGGATGTGGAGAGGGCCTTTCGGAACACAGGCTCCTGGTATGAACAACATAGACATGGTGAGGATCAGGCCACAGCTCAGACAGTGACTCATCATGATAGAGCTCTGTTACTGCCCAGACCTGGTCCACCACACTGGTACAATCCCCCAACAGGCTCTATGGTGGAAAGGTATCATGGGATCTTGGAGAGCAGGAACAACTCTGTGACCTGCTGTAATATCAACTTCAAGCCTCAGAATAACAGACCTTGTAAAGGGTCAAAGGCCACCACCGTGCTGGCCTCTCCCCGTATCAAATCCATTAGGAGAGCGGAGAGGGAGCCCAGCAGGAGAGAGGCCTGtcgagggaggagaagagaggccgCCACCCTTGCAGACTCACAGACGGTGGGCTGTGAGTGGTTCCCGTGGAAACGCGGGGGCCTGGGCCGGTCCATGAGTGAGGACTCGTGTGCAACTGCCATGTCCAGTCAGTCTGAGGCTCGGGTCCAAACACCGTCCTGCTCCCACGGGCAACCCTCCTGCCGGATCCTGCAGGCTGCTCAGAAGTTTCAGATCTCACGGCATGGTAGCTTCTGCTCAGCAGAGTCCTGTAGTGGCCAAGAAGGAGCAGAGAAGGCCTCTTCAAGGAATACTAGCTCATCAGTGAGAAGGTGTGAGGGAACAACATCTCTGGCAAGTCCAGAGGAGAACGCTGGCAGTGTTAT GAAGCTGCAGAGGATCATGGAGGAGCTGCTGTTAACAGAAAGGGAGTATGTGCGTTCCCTGGGCTACATCCTGATGCATTACCTCCCCCTACTGGAGAGGACTGACGTGCCCCAGGACCTGCGGGGCAAACGTGGAGTGATATTTGGAAACCTGGAGAAGCTGTATGACTTCCACGGCCATTTCTTCCTCAGGGAGCTGGAGGCCTGTCAGACAGAACCCTTAGGAGTGGCTCGTTGCTTTCTGAGACAC AGAGAAAGTTTAGGCCTTTATGCTCTCTACAGTAAGAACAAGCCTCAGTCAGATGCCTTAATCCTTCACCATCGCCATGACATCTTCAAG AGGAAACAGCAGGAGCTGGGGGACCAAATGGACCTGTCCTCCTACCTGCTGAGGCCCATCCAGAGGATCAGTAAGTACAGCCTGCTGCTGCAGGACATGCTGGGGGTATGTGGgcctcagagagacagggacagggaagagCTCCAGGCTGCAGCCGATGTGATCCGCTTCCAGATGCGCCATGGCAACGACCTCCTCACCATGGACGCCATCCAGGACTGTGAC gtgaATCTGAAGGAGCAGGGCCAGCTGATTCGCCAGGATGAGTTCATCGTGTTCTTCAGAAAGAAGAAGTGCTTCCGCCATATCTTCCTCTTCCAGGATCTCATTCTATTCAGCAAGACCAAGAAGACAGATGTGGGCAATGATGTGTACATCTACAAACAGTCTTTCAAA ACGTCTGATATCGGGATGACACATAACTCTGGAGAGAGTGGTCTGTGTTTTGAGATCTGGATCCGTAGGAGGAAGTCCCAGGACACGTACACTCTGAAGGCTGACAGGGCAGAGGTGAAGAGGTCTTGGACCAGAGACCTGGAGCAGATTCTCTGGGAACAAGCTGCCTACAGCAGAG ACCTGCGGATGCAGGAGAGGGTGTTCAATGGGATGGGGAGGAAACCTTTCATGGACATCCAGCCTAGTGAGGCAGCAATCTGTGACAGGGCTGTCAACTGTGTCCTGCTAGGAAGAG CCCCGGTGCCGTCTTGTCTACAAACAGATATTGAATATCTCCGGCCCAACTCCATTGGTTCAGGCAGTAGTGCCTCTACCTCCTGCAGccactcatcttcctcctctgggCGAGGTTCTTTACCTCCGGTTGGTTACCCTGGCAACCAGACACAAGGTGGGGAGGCCAGTCATATTGTTCATTCTTTCCCGGCGACTGTGACTGAAGAGGACCTCAGTAATCATCATAATCACCAGAAACAAAACCTTCATCTCA TGGGCTGCACAGATTCGTCAGGTGAGAGTACCAGTGTGTTCATAAGCTCGGAACGCAGCTGCCTCTTTGCTattggtggagagatggaggactcGTCATCTGTCACGTCCCAGAGTTCCCAGTCCCATGTCAGCCAGAGAACAGCAGCACCCAGCCTCAGAAAGAACAGCTCACCTGCTACCATCAGGAAgaagccctccatctctcccaaacCACCAGTGCTGGCTGCTCCTCAGAGCCTGCAAAAG GGCAAAGAAGTGGTTGCTATAGGAAATCAACAGAAGTTTAACCTGTGGATTCAACGG TCAGATTGA
- the LOC112221535 gene encoding uncharacterized protein KIAA1755 isoform X1 — MNPESLDGSIQNTLSALFPPFEATAPTVLSQLFQVIEERFRGDALQCLLDFLIPAKHILESVQQAACAQYSDVVFCCEGWPLCLHEKVVIQLAPINPLFLCPGDFYLQVAPFSEQAARIVVRSLLEDGQGQVVEVEETPIPETSYPCIFSEDWLGELNQGRHGTPLSHCVLSTDQGMVKVPWAQVTLPEFVDKPRTMASSSLSPAAVQQEVVAGPGPSLVLPHPAPVYSVETRISPAKHGIAVSLRLVDSNCSRLVKVDQDGPMAKPIGWVSPNTWDSRSNNTSEVEGEYVDLVEFTNKKEALLLSGAHSYKYPRALMTRPVPLNRPGVPLAPALPLSLAQALAPNQHLREHLHCGRTIRSSEEPPCTPCMRRRMGQVSKAQELRCRYRESYHSALQNPVTFERDNTLAVLEEASPCEGRLGLESKELCPGVSQQCCHPDPGHHDQIPPVSTVTCRESGESNTISSGVLQGLSDTIENDGKCPSSLSTTVVDTSEKCEVVIQGRKIRREIVSSAEKIPSLHVVQCKNATAFGLVSPKMNRRRLPKDVSQARQPSMPVRNGQQTPPPAPLPETIQQPPGHYAVSRSKVQPPDTEEPSTHPLQMGIACLTGGRDRTGRLVVEVYGDHEGWRSPSVSSLELCKLLLYLHSVIRRELRELGLTLVIDARQNPPPSQFNKALLMLQEQIPHAVHSVLILVEKESSHRPEKCPGQQIDVVTSLKALHKLVEGSQLTYGLEGTLPYSHQDWLQLHQKLHPFMSDLQEASGLLLKAIRKLEGGRKIDKVQDVQRCILEQRTLMKDVLEDSRLVALQREGGAMLARLRRESDLRYSHCEDYSDAVDSVTYMYNHVEEQAHMLVQRSNMSLEHLEYLLQLREMEGHFSKIREWFDAEGERRLLEAESVEDSREKVAHTLQSFRAFLSEANEQKHQALVLVTEAEKIQGPSPYPETEVFRTMVCTFKSGLADSLSRAERCSRELETMVSVCSFCEQATELAKDCRQYLGQEQVGRHPETDDISTLQMYQESFVQFSPDRFQEVKAQACALRGSRGMRVWNVAWLKCQEVRQQLEERLQDVERAFRNTGSWYEQHRHGEDQATAQTVTHHDRALLLPRPGPPHWYNPPTGSMVERYHGILESRNNSVTCCNINFKPQNNRPCKGSKATTVLASPRIKSIRRAEREPSRREACRGRRREAATLADSQTVGCEWFPWKRGGLGRSMSEDSCATAMSSQSEARVQTPSCSHGQPSCRILQAAQKFQISRHGSFCSAESCSGQEGAEKASSRNTSSSVRRCEGTTSLASPEENAGSVMKLQRIMEELLLTEREYVRSLGYILMHYLPLLERTDVPQDLRGKRGVIFGNLEKLYDFHGHFFLRELEACQTEPLGVARCFLRHRESLGLYALYSKNKPQSDALILHHRHDIFKRKQQELGDQMDLSSYLLRPIQRISKYSLLLQDMLGVCGPQRDRDREELQAAADVIRFQMRHGNDLLTMDAIQDCDVNLKEQGQLIRQDEFIVFFRKKKCFRHIFLFQDLILFSKTKKTDVGNDVYIYKQSFKTSDIGMTHNSGESGLCFEIWIRRRKSQDTYTLKADRAEVKRSWTRDLEQILWEQAAYSRDLRMQERVFNGMGRKPFMDIQPSEAAICDRAVNCVLLGRAPVPSCLQTDIEYLRPNSIGSGSSASTSCSHSSSSSGRGSLPPVGYPGNQTQGGEASHIVHSFPATVTEEDLSNHHNHQKQNLHLMGCTDSSGESTSVFISSERSCLFAIGGEMEDSSSVTSQSSQSHVSQRTAAPSLRKNSSPATIRKKPSISPKPPVLAAPQSLQKIKENRRPVLSSQGKEVVAIGNQQKFNLWIQRSD, encoded by the exons ATG AACCCTGAGTCTCTGGACGGGTCCATCCAGAACACTCTCTCAGCCCTCTTTCCCCCATTCGAGGCCACAGCCCCCACTGTCCTGAGCCAGCTCTTCCAGGTAATAGAGGAACGTTTCCGTGGAGATGCCCTCCAGTGTCTACTGGACTTCCTCATCCCGGCCAAACACATCCTTGAGAGTGTTCAGCAGGCTGCCTGT GCCCAGTACTCTGATGTGGTGTTCTGCTGTGAGGGCTGGCCTCTGTGTCTGCATGAGAAAGTGGTGATCCAGCTGGCCCCGATCAACCCCCTATTTCTGTGCCCAGGGGACTTCTACTTGCAGGTTGCTCCCTTCTCTGAGCAGGCCGCCCGCATCgtggtccggagcctgctggagGACGGACAGGgtcaggtggtggaggtggaggagacaCCCATCCCTGAGACCTCCTACCCCTGCATCTTCTCTGAGGACTGGCTAGGGGAGCTCAACCAAGGCCGCCACGGTACTCCACTTAGCCACTGTGTCCTCTCCACAGACCAGGGCATGGTGAAGGTGCCATGGGCGCAGGTGACTCTCCCTGAGTTTGTGGATAAACCCAGAACTATGGCCTCATCATCTCTTTCTCCAGCTGCTGTTCAACAGGAGGTAGTGGCAGGGCCCGGGCCCTCATTGGTCCTGCCTCACCCTGCACCTGTGTACTCTGTGGAGACTAGGATCTCTCCTGCTAAACATGGCATTGCGGTGTCGCTGCGTCTGGTGGACAGTAATTGCTCCCGGCTGGTTAAGGTGGATCAGGATGGGCCTATGGCTAAGCCCATAGGCTGGGTGTCTCCCAACACATGGGACAGCCGCAGCAACAACACCTCTGAGGTTGAGGGGGAATACGTGGACTTGGTGGAGTTCACTAACAAGAAAGAAGCATTGCTACTCAGTGGGGCTCACAGTTACAAATATCCCAGAGCGCTCATGACTAGGCCTGTTCCACTTAACAGGCCTGGTGTCCCTCTGGCTCCAGCCCTGCCCCTGTCCTTGGCCCAAGCCCTGGCCCCCAACCAGCACCTCAGGGAACACTTACACTGCGGCCGGACCATCCGGTCCTCCGAGGAGCCCCCCTGCACCCCTTGCATGAGGAGGAGAATGGGCCAGGTGTCCAAAGCACAGGAGCTCAGGTGCCGGTACAGGGAGTCTTACCATTCAGCACTGCAGAACCCTGTTACCTTTGAGAGAGACAATACACTGGCGGTTCTGGAGGAGGCTAGTCCATGTGAGGGGAGACTGGGACTAGAGAGCAAAGAACTATGTCCTGGTGTCTCCCAGCAGTGCTGCCATCCAGACCCAGGACATCATGACCAGATTCCCCCTGTTAGCACTGTTACCTGTAGGGAGTCTGGAGAAAGTAACACTATATCCAGTGGAGTTTTACAAGGCCTGAGTGACACTATAGAGAACGATGGGAaatgtccctcttctctgtcgaCCACTGTTGTGGACACATCAGAGAAGTGTGAAGTAGTGATACAAGGAAGAAAAATTAGGAGGGAAATCGTCTCGTCTGCAGAGAAGATTCCCAGCTTACATGTAGTGCAATGTAAAAACGCCACAGCTTTTGGACTGGTTTCCCCAAAGATGAACAGGCGGAGACTGCCCAAAG ATGTCTCCCAGGCTCGCCAACCCTCCATGCCTGTTAGAAACGGACAACAGACCCCTCCACCGGCCCCTCTCCCTGAGACAATCCAGCAGCCTCCGGGTCACTATGCTGTTTCCAGGTCTAAGGTCCAGCCACCAGACACAGAGGAACCCAGCACTCACCCCCTCCAGATGGGAATAGCATGTCTTACTG GTGGCAGAGACAGGACAGGTCGGTTGGTGGTTGAGGTGTACGGAGACCATGAAGGATGGAGATCTCCTTCAGTGTCTAGTCTGGAACTCTGCAAACTGCTGCTCTACCTCCACTCTGTAATCAG GAGAGAACTAAGAGAACTTGGACTGACACTAGTTATTGATGCTCGGCAGAATCCACCCCCATCACAGTTCAATAAGGCCTTGCTGATGCTTCAG GAGCAAATTCCCCATGCAGTACACAGTGTCCTTATCCtggtggagaaagagagcagCCATCGCCCAGAGAAATGTCCTGGACAACAG ATTGATGTAGTGACATCACTGAAGGCGTTGCACAAGCTGGTGGAGGGGAGCCAATTGACCTACGGCCTAGAGGGCACCCTGCCCTACAGCCACCAGGACTGGCTGCAGCTCCATCAG AAACTTCATCCCTTCATGTCAGATCTCCAGGAGGCTTCAGGTTTGCTACTGAAGGCCATCAGAAAACTAGAGGGAGGTCGTAAGATTGACAAAGTGCAG GATGTACAGAGGTGTATTCTAGAACAGAGAACGCTGATGAAGGATGTTCTGGAGGACAGCCGGTTGGTCGCTCTGCAAAGGGAGGGCGGAGCCATGCTGGCCAGGCTGAGGAGGGAGAGTGACCTCAGATACTCTCACTGTGAGGATTACAG TGATGCTGTAGACTCTGTGACCTATATGTACAACCATGTAGAGGAGCAAGCCCACATGCTGGTGCAAAGATCCAACATGTCCCTGGAGCACCTTGAATACCTACTCCAACTCAGAGAAATGGAGGGCCACTTCTCTAAG ATCAGGGAATGGTTTGATGCCGAAGGGGAACGGCGGTTGCTGGAGGCAGAATCAGTGGAGGACTCCAGAGAAAAGGTTGCACATACTCTCCAGAGTTTCAGAGCATTCCTCTCTGAAGCCAAT GAGCAGAAGCACCAGGCTTTGGTCCTGGTGACAGAGGCAGAGAAGATCCAGGGCCCATCTCCATACCCTGAGACTGAGGTGTTCAGGACCATGGTGTGCACTTTCAAGTCTGGCCTGGCTGACTCCCTCTCACGGGCAGAGAGGTGCTCCAGGGAGCTGGAGACTATGGTCTCTGTTTGCAGCTTCTGTGAACAG GCTACTGAACTGGCCAAAGACTGCAGACAATACCTGGGCCAGGAACAGGTTGGCAGACACCCAGAGACGGATGATATCTCTACACTCCAGATGTACCAGGAGAGCTTTGTCCAGTTCTCCCCAGATCGCTTCCAGGAGGTGAAGGCCCAGGCGTGTGCTCTGAGGGGCTCCAGGGGCATGCGGGTGTGGAATGTAGCCTGGCTCAAGTGTCAGGAGGTCAGGCAGCAACTGGAGGAGAGACTACAGGATGTGGAGAGGGCCTTTCGGAACACAGGCTCCTGGTATGAACAACATAGACATGGTGAGGATCAGGCCACAGCTCAGACAGTGACTCATCATGATAGAGCTCTGTTACTGCCCAGACCTGGTCCACCACACTGGTACAATCCCCCAACAGGCTCTATGGTGGAAAGGTATCATGGGATCTTGGAGAGCAGGAACAACTCTGTGACCTGCTGTAATATCAACTTCAAGCCTCAGAATAACAGACCTTGTAAAGGGTCAAAGGCCACCACCGTGCTGGCCTCTCCCCGTATCAAATCCATTAGGAGAGCGGAGAGGGAGCCCAGCAGGAGAGAGGCCTGtcgagggaggagaagagaggccgCCACCCTTGCAGACTCACAGACGGTGGGCTGTGAGTGGTTCCCGTGGAAACGCGGGGGCCTGGGCCGGTCCATGAGTGAGGACTCGTGTGCAACTGCCATGTCCAGTCAGTCTGAGGCTCGGGTCCAAACACCGTCCTGCTCCCACGGGCAACCCTCCTGCCGGATCCTGCAGGCTGCTCAGAAGTTTCAGATCTCACGGCATGGTAGCTTCTGCTCAGCAGAGTCCTGTAGTGGCCAAGAAGGAGCAGAGAAGGCCTCTTCAAGGAATACTAGCTCATCAGTGAGAAGGTGTGAGGGAACAACATCTCTGGCAAGTCCAGAGGAGAACGCTGGCAGTGTTAT GAAGCTGCAGAGGATCATGGAGGAGCTGCTGTTAACAGAAAGGGAGTATGTGCGTTCCCTGGGCTACATCCTGATGCATTACCTCCCCCTACTGGAGAGGACTGACGTGCCCCAGGACCTGCGGGGCAAACGTGGAGTGATATTTGGAAACCTGGAGAAGCTGTATGACTTCCACGGCCATTTCTTCCTCAGGGAGCTGGAGGCCTGTCAGACAGAACCCTTAGGAGTGGCTCGTTGCTTTCTGAGACAC AGAGAAAGTTTAGGCCTTTATGCTCTCTACAGTAAGAACAAGCCTCAGTCAGATGCCTTAATCCTTCACCATCGCCATGACATCTTCAAG AGGAAACAGCAGGAGCTGGGGGACCAAATGGACCTGTCCTCCTACCTGCTGAGGCCCATCCAGAGGATCAGTAAGTACAGCCTGCTGCTGCAGGACATGCTGGGGGTATGTGGgcctcagagagacagggacagggaagagCTCCAGGCTGCAGCCGATGTGATCCGCTTCCAGATGCGCCATGGCAACGACCTCCTCACCATGGACGCCATCCAGGACTGTGAC gtgaATCTGAAGGAGCAGGGCCAGCTGATTCGCCAGGATGAGTTCATCGTGTTCTTCAGAAAGAAGAAGTGCTTCCGCCATATCTTCCTCTTCCAGGATCTCATTCTATTCAGCAAGACCAAGAAGACAGATGTGGGCAATGATGTGTACATCTACAAACAGTCTTTCAAA ACGTCTGATATCGGGATGACACATAACTCTGGAGAGAGTGGTCTGTGTTTTGAGATCTGGATCCGTAGGAGGAAGTCCCAGGACACGTACACTCTGAAGGCTGACAGGGCAGAGGTGAAGAGGTCTTGGACCAGAGACCTGGAGCAGATTCTCTGGGAACAAGCTGCCTACAGCAGAG ACCTGCGGATGCAGGAGAGGGTGTTCAATGGGATGGGGAGGAAACCTTTCATGGACATCCAGCCTAGTGAGGCAGCAATCTGTGACAGGGCTGTCAACTGTGTCCTGCTAGGAAGAG CCCCGGTGCCGTCTTGTCTACAAACAGATATTGAATATCTCCGGCCCAACTCCATTGGTTCAGGCAGTAGTGCCTCTACCTCCTGCAGccactcatcttcctcctctgggCGAGGTTCTTTACCTCCGGTTGGTTACCCTGGCAACCAGACACAAGGTGGGGAGGCCAGTCATATTGTTCATTCTTTCCCGGCGACTGTGACTGAAGAGGACCTCAGTAATCATCATAATCACCAGAAACAAAACCTTCATCTCA TGGGCTGCACAGATTCGTCAGGTGAGAGTACCAGTGTGTTCATAAGCTCGGAACGCAGCTGCCTCTTTGCTattggtggagagatggaggactcGTCATCTGTCACGTCCCAGAGTTCCCAGTCCCATGTCAGCCAGAGAACAGCAGCACCCAGCCTCAGAAAGAACAGCTCACCTGCTACCATCAGGAAgaagccctccatctctcccaaacCACCAGTGCTGGCTGCTCCTCAGAGCCTGCAAAAG ATCAAAGAAAACCGACGGCCAGTACTTTCTTCACAGGGCAAAGAAGTGGTTGCTATAGGAAATCAACAGAAGTTTAACCTGTGGATTCAACGG TCAGATTGA